In Schaalia sp. JY-X169, the following are encoded in one genomic region:
- the nuoK gene encoding NADH-quinone oxidoreductase subunit NuoK: MSLAFYIALAGILFSIGAVTVVVRKSVIISLLGVELMLNSASLVFITFSRVLGDYSGQVMAFFVMIVAAAEVVVGLSIVVAIFKSRATTDLDQNVALRK; the protein is encoded by the coding sequence GTGAGTCTCGCATTTTACATCGCGCTAGCCGGGATCCTGTTTTCCATCGGCGCTGTTACCGTCGTCGTGCGTAAATCGGTGATCATTTCACTGCTTGGAGTTGAGCTGATGCTCAACTCAGCAAGCCTTGTCTTCATAACCTTCTCACGAGTCCTGGGTGACTATTCCGGACAGGTCATGGCATTCTTCGTGATGATCGTGGCCGCGGCAGAAGTGGTGGTGGGACTCTCGATCGTTGTGGCGATATTCAAGAGTCGAGCCACAACCGACCTCGACCAGAACGTCGCACTGAGGAAGTAG